The following proteins are encoded in a genomic region of Cervus elaphus chromosome 15, mCerEla1.1, whole genome shotgun sequence:
- the CSGALNACT2 gene encoding chondroitin sulfate N-acetylgalactosaminyltransferase 2 isoform X3 — MPRRGLILQTRTHWLLLGLALLCSLILFLYLLECAPQTDGNASLPGIIGENYGKEYYQALLQEQEEHYQTRATSLKRQIAQLKQELQEMSEKMRFLQERKNAGANGIGYQGNKEQAPSDLLEFLHSQIDKAEVSIGAKLPSEYGVIPFESFTLMKVFQLEMGLTRHPEEKPVRKDKRDELVEVIEAGLEVINNPDEDDEQEDEDGPLGEKLIFNENDFIEGYYRTERDKGTQYELFFKKADLMEYRHVTLFRPFGPLMKVKSEMIDITRSVINIIVPLAERTEAFAQFMQNFRDVCIHQDKRIHLTVVYFGKEGLSKVKSILESVASESNFHNYTLVSLNEEFNRGRGLNVGARAWDKGEVLMFFCDVDIYFSAEFLNSCRLNAEPGKKVFYPVVFSLYNPAIVYANLDVPPPVEQQLVHKKDSGFWRDFGFGMTCQYQSDFLTIGAPFPLHVVVVQ, encoded by the exons ATGCCTAGAAGAGGGTTGATTCTTCAGACCCGGACCCACTGGCTACTGTTGGGTCTTGCTTTACTCTGCagtttgatattatttttataccTTCTGGAATGTGCCCCCCAGACTGATGGAAATGCATCTCTTCCTGGTATCATTGGGGAAAATTATGGTAAAGAGTATTATCAAGCCCTCCTACAGGAGCAAGAAGAACATTATCAAACCAGAGCAACCAGTCTGAAACGCCAAATTGCCCAACTGAAACAAGAACTACAAGAAATGAGTGAGAAGATGAGATTTTTGCAGGAGAGAAAGAATGCAGGGGCTAATGGCATAGGCTATCAAGGCAACAAAGAACAAGCACCTAGTGATCTTTTAGAGTTTCTTCATTCACAAATTGACAAAGCTGAAGTTAGCATAGGAGCCAAACTACCTAGTGAGTATGGAGTCATTCCCTTTGAAAGTTTTACCTTAATGAAAGTATTCCAGTTGGAAATGGGTCTCACTCGCCATCCTGAGGAAAAGCCAGTTAGAAAAGATAAGCGAGATGAATTGGTTGAAGTTATTGAAGCTGGCTTGGAGGTCATTAATAATCCTGATGAAGATGATGAACAGGAAGATGAGGATGGTCCCCTTGGAGAGAAACTGATATTTAATGAAAATGACTTCATAGAAG GTTATTATCGCACTGAGAGAGATAAGGGCACACAGTATGaactattttttaagaaagcagACCTTATGGAATATAGACACGTGACTCTTTTTCGCCCTTTTGGACCtctcatgaaagtgaagagtgagaTGATTGACATTACTAGATCAGTTATTAATATCATCGTGCCACTTGCTGAAAGAACTGAAGCATTTGCACAGTTTATGCAGAACTTCAG GGATGTATGTATTCATCAGGACAAGAGAATTCATCTCACAGTGGTGTATTTTGGTAAAGAAGGACTTTCTAAAGTCAAGTCTATCCTAGAATCTGTCGCAAG TGAGTCTAATTTTCACAATTACACCTTGGTCTCATTGAATGAAGAATTTAATCGTGGACGAGGACTAAACGTGGGTGCCCGAGCCTGGGACAAGGGAGAAGTCTTGATGTTTTTCTGTGATGTCGACATATATTTCTCAGCCGAATTCCTTAACAGCTGCCGATTAAATGCTGAGCCAG gtAAGAAGGTGTTTTACCCTGTGGTGTTCAGTCTTTACAACCCTGCCATCGTTTATGCCAACCTGGATGTGCCCCCACCTGTGGAACAGCAGCTG GTTCACAAAAAGGATTCTGGCTTTTGGCGAGATTTTGGATTTGGAATGACTTGTCAGTACCAATCAGATTTCCTGACCATTG GAGCTCCCTTTCCActgcatgttgttgttgttcagtag
- the CSGALNACT2 gene encoding chondroitin sulfate N-acetylgalactosaminyltransferase 2 isoform X1, protein MPRRGLILQTRTHWLLLGLALLCSLILFLYLLECAPQTDGNASLPGIIGENYGKEYYQALLQEQEEHYQTRATSLKRQIAQLKQELQEMSEKMRFLQERKNAGANGIGYQGNKEQAPSDLLEFLHSQIDKAEVSIGAKLPSEYGVIPFESFTLMKVFQLEMGLTRHPEEKPVRKDKRDELVEVIEAGLEVINNPDEDDEQEDEDGPLGEKLIFNENDFIEGYYRTERDKGTQYELFFKKADLMEYRHVTLFRPFGPLMKVKSEMIDITRSVINIIVPLAERTEAFAQFMQNFRDVCIHQDKRIHLTVVYFGKEGLSKVKSILESVASESNFHNYTLVSLNEEFNRGRGLNVGARAWDKGEVLMFFCDVDIYFSAEFLNSCRLNAEPGKKVFYPVVFSLYNPAIVYANLDVPPPVEQQLVHKKDSGFWRDFGFGMTCQYQSDFLTIGGFDMEVKGWGGEDVHLYRKYLHSDLMVVRTPVPGLFHLWHEKRCADELAPEQYRMCIQSKAMNEASHSHLGMLVFREEIETHLHKQAYRTNGEAVG, encoded by the exons ATGCCTAGAAGAGGGTTGATTCTTCAGACCCGGACCCACTGGCTACTGTTGGGTCTTGCTTTACTCTGCagtttgatattatttttataccTTCTGGAATGTGCCCCCCAGACTGATGGAAATGCATCTCTTCCTGGTATCATTGGGGAAAATTATGGTAAAGAGTATTATCAAGCCCTCCTACAGGAGCAAGAAGAACATTATCAAACCAGAGCAACCAGTCTGAAACGCCAAATTGCCCAACTGAAACAAGAACTACAAGAAATGAGTGAGAAGATGAGATTTTTGCAGGAGAGAAAGAATGCAGGGGCTAATGGCATAGGCTATCAAGGCAACAAAGAACAAGCACCTAGTGATCTTTTAGAGTTTCTTCATTCACAAATTGACAAAGCTGAAGTTAGCATAGGAGCCAAACTACCTAGTGAGTATGGAGTCATTCCCTTTGAAAGTTTTACCTTAATGAAAGTATTCCAGTTGGAAATGGGTCTCACTCGCCATCCTGAGGAAAAGCCAGTTAGAAAAGATAAGCGAGATGAATTGGTTGAAGTTATTGAAGCTGGCTTGGAGGTCATTAATAATCCTGATGAAGATGATGAACAGGAAGATGAGGATGGTCCCCTTGGAGAGAAACTGATATTTAATGAAAATGACTTCATAGAAG GTTATTATCGCACTGAGAGAGATAAGGGCACACAGTATGaactattttttaagaaagcagACCTTATGGAATATAGACACGTGACTCTTTTTCGCCCTTTTGGACCtctcatgaaagtgaagagtgagaTGATTGACATTACTAGATCAGTTATTAATATCATCGTGCCACTTGCTGAAAGAACTGAAGCATTTGCACAGTTTATGCAGAACTTCAG GGATGTATGTATTCATCAGGACAAGAGAATTCATCTCACAGTGGTGTATTTTGGTAAAGAAGGACTTTCTAAAGTCAAGTCTATCCTAGAATCTGTCGCAAG TGAGTCTAATTTTCACAATTACACCTTGGTCTCATTGAATGAAGAATTTAATCGTGGACGAGGACTAAACGTGGGTGCCCGAGCCTGGGACAAGGGAGAAGTCTTGATGTTTTTCTGTGATGTCGACATATATTTCTCAGCCGAATTCCTTAACAGCTGCCGATTAAATGCTGAGCCAG gtAAGAAGGTGTTTTACCCTGTGGTGTTCAGTCTTTACAACCCTGCCATCGTTTATGCCAACCTGGATGTGCCCCCACCTGTGGAACAGCAGCTG GTTCACAAAAAGGATTCTGGCTTTTGGCGAGATTTTGGATTTGGAATGACTTGTCAGTACCAATCAGATTTCCTGACCATTG GTGGATTTGATATGGAAGTAAAAGGTTGGGGTGGAGAAGATGTTCATCTGTATCGAAAATACTTACACAGTGACCTGATGGTGGTTCGGACTCCGGTTCCTGGCCTTTTCCACCTCTGGCACGAGAAGCGCTGTGCTGACGAGCTGGCCCCCGAGCAGTACCGCATGTGCATCCAGTCCAAAGCCATGAACGAGGCCTCGCACTCGCACCTGGGGATGCTGGTCTTCAGGGAGGAGATCGAGACGCACCTTCACAAGCAGGCGTACAGGACAAATGGCGAAGCTGTTGGCTAA
- the CSGALNACT2 gene encoding chondroitin sulfate N-acetylgalactosaminyltransferase 2 isoform X2, with protein sequence MPRRGLILQTRTHWLLLGLALLCSLILFLYLLECAPQTDGNASLPGIIGENYGKEYYQALLQEQEEHYQTRATSLKRQIAQLKQELQEMSEKMRFLQERKNAGANGIGYQGNKEQAPSDLLEFLHSQIDKAEVSIGAKLPSEYGVIPFESFTLMKVFQLEMGLTRHPEEKPVRKDKRDELVEVIEAGLEVINNPDEDDEQEDEDGPLGEKLIFNENDFIEGYYRTERDKGTQYELFFKKADLMEYRHVTLFRPFGPLMKVKSEMIDITRSVINIIVPLAERTEAFAQFMQNFSESNFHNYTLVSLNEEFNRGRGLNVGARAWDKGEVLMFFCDVDIYFSAEFLNSCRLNAEPGKKVFYPVVFSLYNPAIVYANLDVPPPVEQQLVHKKDSGFWRDFGFGMTCQYQSDFLTIGGFDMEVKGWGGEDVHLYRKYLHSDLMVVRTPVPGLFHLWHEKRCADELAPEQYRMCIQSKAMNEASHSHLGMLVFREEIETHLHKQAYRTNGEAVG encoded by the exons ATGCCTAGAAGAGGGTTGATTCTTCAGACCCGGACCCACTGGCTACTGTTGGGTCTTGCTTTACTCTGCagtttgatattatttttataccTTCTGGAATGTGCCCCCCAGACTGATGGAAATGCATCTCTTCCTGGTATCATTGGGGAAAATTATGGTAAAGAGTATTATCAAGCCCTCCTACAGGAGCAAGAAGAACATTATCAAACCAGAGCAACCAGTCTGAAACGCCAAATTGCCCAACTGAAACAAGAACTACAAGAAATGAGTGAGAAGATGAGATTTTTGCAGGAGAGAAAGAATGCAGGGGCTAATGGCATAGGCTATCAAGGCAACAAAGAACAAGCACCTAGTGATCTTTTAGAGTTTCTTCATTCACAAATTGACAAAGCTGAAGTTAGCATAGGAGCCAAACTACCTAGTGAGTATGGAGTCATTCCCTTTGAAAGTTTTACCTTAATGAAAGTATTCCAGTTGGAAATGGGTCTCACTCGCCATCCTGAGGAAAAGCCAGTTAGAAAAGATAAGCGAGATGAATTGGTTGAAGTTATTGAAGCTGGCTTGGAGGTCATTAATAATCCTGATGAAGATGATGAACAGGAAGATGAGGATGGTCCCCTTGGAGAGAAACTGATATTTAATGAAAATGACTTCATAGAAG GTTATTATCGCACTGAGAGAGATAAGGGCACACAGTATGaactattttttaagaaagcagACCTTATGGAATATAGACACGTGACTCTTTTTCGCCCTTTTGGACCtctcatgaaagtgaagagtgagaTGATTGACATTACTAGATCAGTTATTAATATCATCGTGCCACTTGCTGAAAGAACTGAAGCATTTGCACAGTTTATGCAGAACTTCAG TGAGTCTAATTTTCACAATTACACCTTGGTCTCATTGAATGAAGAATTTAATCGTGGACGAGGACTAAACGTGGGTGCCCGAGCCTGGGACAAGGGAGAAGTCTTGATGTTTTTCTGTGATGTCGACATATATTTCTCAGCCGAATTCCTTAACAGCTGCCGATTAAATGCTGAGCCAG gtAAGAAGGTGTTTTACCCTGTGGTGTTCAGTCTTTACAACCCTGCCATCGTTTATGCCAACCTGGATGTGCCCCCACCTGTGGAACAGCAGCTG GTTCACAAAAAGGATTCTGGCTTTTGGCGAGATTTTGGATTTGGAATGACTTGTCAGTACCAATCAGATTTCCTGACCATTG GTGGATTTGATATGGAAGTAAAAGGTTGGGGTGGAGAAGATGTTCATCTGTATCGAAAATACTTACACAGTGACCTGATGGTGGTTCGGACTCCGGTTCCTGGCCTTTTCCACCTCTGGCACGAGAAGCGCTGTGCTGACGAGCTGGCCCCCGAGCAGTACCGCATGTGCATCCAGTCCAAAGCCATGAACGAGGCCTCGCACTCGCACCTGGGGATGCTGGTCTTCAGGGAGGAGATCGAGACGCACCTTCACAAGCAGGCGTACAGGACAAATGGCGAAGCTGTTGGCTAA
- the CSGALNACT2 gene encoding chondroitin sulfate N-acetylgalactosaminyltransferase 2 isoform X4, whose amino-acid sequence MPRRGLILQTRTHWLLLGLALLCSLILFLYLLECAPQTDGNASLPGIIGENYGKEYYQALLQEQEEHYQTRATSLKRQIAQLKQELQEMSEKMRFLQERKNAGANGIGYQGNKEQAPSDLLEFLHSQIDKAEVSIGAKLPSEYGVIPFESFTLMKVFQLEMGLTRHPEEKPVRKDKRDELVEVIEAGLEVINNPDEDDEQEDEDGPLGEKLIFNENDFIEGYYRTERDKGTQYELFFKKADLMEYRHVTLFRPFGPLMKVKSEMIDITRSVINIIVPLAERTEAFAQFMQNFRDVCIHQDKRIHLTVVYFGKEGLSKVKSILESVASESNFHNYTLVSLNEEFNRGRGLNVGARAWDKGEVLMFFCDVDIYFSAEFLNSCRLNAEPGKKVFYPVVFSLYNPAIVYANLDVPPPVEQQLVHKKDSGFWRDFGFGMTCQYQSDFLTIVT is encoded by the exons ATGCCTAGAAGAGGGTTGATTCTTCAGACCCGGACCCACTGGCTACTGTTGGGTCTTGCTTTACTCTGCagtttgatattatttttataccTTCTGGAATGTGCCCCCCAGACTGATGGAAATGCATCTCTTCCTGGTATCATTGGGGAAAATTATGGTAAAGAGTATTATCAAGCCCTCCTACAGGAGCAAGAAGAACATTATCAAACCAGAGCAACCAGTCTGAAACGCCAAATTGCCCAACTGAAACAAGAACTACAAGAAATGAGTGAGAAGATGAGATTTTTGCAGGAGAGAAAGAATGCAGGGGCTAATGGCATAGGCTATCAAGGCAACAAAGAACAAGCACCTAGTGATCTTTTAGAGTTTCTTCATTCACAAATTGACAAAGCTGAAGTTAGCATAGGAGCCAAACTACCTAGTGAGTATGGAGTCATTCCCTTTGAAAGTTTTACCTTAATGAAAGTATTCCAGTTGGAAATGGGTCTCACTCGCCATCCTGAGGAAAAGCCAGTTAGAAAAGATAAGCGAGATGAATTGGTTGAAGTTATTGAAGCTGGCTTGGAGGTCATTAATAATCCTGATGAAGATGATGAACAGGAAGATGAGGATGGTCCCCTTGGAGAGAAACTGATATTTAATGAAAATGACTTCATAGAAG GTTATTATCGCACTGAGAGAGATAAGGGCACACAGTATGaactattttttaagaaagcagACCTTATGGAATATAGACACGTGACTCTTTTTCGCCCTTTTGGACCtctcatgaaagtgaagagtgagaTGATTGACATTACTAGATCAGTTATTAATATCATCGTGCCACTTGCTGAAAGAACTGAAGCATTTGCACAGTTTATGCAGAACTTCAG GGATGTATGTATTCATCAGGACAAGAGAATTCATCTCACAGTGGTGTATTTTGGTAAAGAAGGACTTTCTAAAGTCAAGTCTATCCTAGAATCTGTCGCAAG TGAGTCTAATTTTCACAATTACACCTTGGTCTCATTGAATGAAGAATTTAATCGTGGACGAGGACTAAACGTGGGTGCCCGAGCCTGGGACAAGGGAGAAGTCTTGATGTTTTTCTGTGATGTCGACATATATTTCTCAGCCGAATTCCTTAACAGCTGCCGATTAAATGCTGAGCCAG gtAAGAAGGTGTTTTACCCTGTGGTGTTCAGTCTTTACAACCCTGCCATCGTTTATGCCAACCTGGATGTGCCCCCACCTGTGGAACAGCAGCTG GTTCACAAAAAGGATTCTGGCTTTTGGCGAGATTTTGGATTTGGAATGACTTGTCAGTACCAATCAGATTTCCTGACCATTG TGACCTGA
- the CSGALNACT2 gene encoding chondroitin sulfate N-acetylgalactosaminyltransferase 2 isoform X5 codes for MPRRGLILQTRTHWLLLGLALLCSLILFLYLLECAPQTDGNASLPGIIGENYGKEYYQALLQEQEEHYQTRATSLKRQIAQLKQELQEMSEKMRFLQERKNAGANGIGYQGNKEQAPSDLLEFLHSQIDKAEVSIGAKLPSEYGVIPFESFTLMKVFQLEMGLTRHPEEKPVRKDKRDELVEVIEAGLEVINNPDEDDEQEDEDGPLGEKLIFNENDFIEGYYRTERDKGTQYELFFKKADLMEYRHVTLFRPFGPLMKVKSEMIDITRSVINIIVPLAERTEAFAQFMQNFRDVCIHQDKRIHLTVVYFGKEGLSKVKSILESVASCGHSLRVQLCPAFLLESFN; via the exons ATGCCTAGAAGAGGGTTGATTCTTCAGACCCGGACCCACTGGCTACTGTTGGGTCTTGCTTTACTCTGCagtttgatattatttttataccTTCTGGAATGTGCCCCCCAGACTGATGGAAATGCATCTCTTCCTGGTATCATTGGGGAAAATTATGGTAAAGAGTATTATCAAGCCCTCCTACAGGAGCAAGAAGAACATTATCAAACCAGAGCAACCAGTCTGAAACGCCAAATTGCCCAACTGAAACAAGAACTACAAGAAATGAGTGAGAAGATGAGATTTTTGCAGGAGAGAAAGAATGCAGGGGCTAATGGCATAGGCTATCAAGGCAACAAAGAACAAGCACCTAGTGATCTTTTAGAGTTTCTTCATTCACAAATTGACAAAGCTGAAGTTAGCATAGGAGCCAAACTACCTAGTGAGTATGGAGTCATTCCCTTTGAAAGTTTTACCTTAATGAAAGTATTCCAGTTGGAAATGGGTCTCACTCGCCATCCTGAGGAAAAGCCAGTTAGAAAAGATAAGCGAGATGAATTGGTTGAAGTTATTGAAGCTGGCTTGGAGGTCATTAATAATCCTGATGAAGATGATGAACAGGAAGATGAGGATGGTCCCCTTGGAGAGAAACTGATATTTAATGAAAATGACTTCATAGAAG GTTATTATCGCACTGAGAGAGATAAGGGCACACAGTATGaactattttttaagaaagcagACCTTATGGAATATAGACACGTGACTCTTTTTCGCCCTTTTGGACCtctcatgaaagtgaagagtgagaTGATTGACATTACTAGATCAGTTATTAATATCATCGTGCCACTTGCTGAAAGAACTGAAGCATTTGCACAGTTTATGCAGAACTTCAG GGATGTATGTATTCATCAGGACAAGAGAATTCATCTCACAGTGGTGTATTTTGGTAAAGAAGGACTTTCTAAAGTCAAGTCTATCCTAGAATCTGTCGCAAG TTGTGGCCACTCCCTAAGAGTCCAGCTTTGTCCGGCCTTTCTTCTCGAGTCGTTCAACTAA